The Candidatus Zixiibacteriota bacterium genome includes a window with the following:
- a CDS encoding SPFH domain-containing protein, which translates to MNGVALFLIIAAGAIFIVVGMSIRIVRPFERGLVERLGKFQRILEPGMNMIVPFFDTVQKVDMREVVLDVPPQLVITADNVGVEVDAVIYAQVTDPVRSRYEIANYIMASTKLAQTNLRNVIGEMDLDSCLSSRDSVNAQLRDVLDEATDKWGVRVNRVEMQRIDPPRDITEAMSRQMKAERDKRARILEAEAVRQSEITQAEGYRQSKILQAEGEAQAVKTRADAEKYRQIAVAEGESQAINNVFAAIHAGQPDEKLITLKYLEMLPKLAEGSANKLFLPYEASGIISSLSAMVEGIKAQGPGNKTEPTAPPKG; encoded by the coding sequence ATGAACGGTGTGGCGCTGTTTCTGATTATCGCCGCCGGAGCCATCTTTATCGTGGTCGGCATGTCGATTCGTATTGTTCGGCCGTTCGAGCGCGGACTGGTCGAGCGACTCGGCAAATTCCAACGAATTCTCGAACCCGGCATGAATATGATCGTGCCCTTTTTCGACACGGTCCAGAAAGTCGATATGCGCGAGGTGGTACTCGATGTACCGCCGCAGCTCGTGATTACGGCGGACAATGTCGGCGTCGAAGTGGACGCGGTTATTTATGCCCAGGTCACCGACCCGGTGCGCTCGCGCTACGAAATCGCCAACTACATTATGGCCTCGACCAAGCTGGCTCAGACCAACCTGCGTAACGTCATCGGCGAAATGGACCTCGACTCCTGTCTTTCCTCGCGCGATTCGGTCAACGCCCAACTGCGCGATGTCCTCGATGAGGCCACCGACAAATGGGGCGTGCGCGTCAATCGTGTCGAGATGCAGCGGATCGACCCGCCGCGCGATATCACCGAGGCAATGAGCCGCCAGATGAAGGCCGAGCGCGACAAGCGGGCCAGGATTCTCGAGGCCGAGGCGGTGCGGCAGTCGGAGATCACCCAAGCTGAGGGCTATCGCCAGTCGAAGATTCTCCAGGCTGAAGGTGAAGCCCAGGCGGTCAAAACTCGCGCCGACGCTGAGAAATATCGCCAGATCGCGGTAGCCGAGGGTGAATCGCAAGCCATCAACAACGTCTTTGCGGCCATCCATGCCGGTCAACCGGACGAGAAACTGATAACGCTCAAGTATCTCGAAATGCTGCCCAAGCTGGCTGAAGGTTCCGCCAACAAGTTGTTCCTGCCTTATGAGGCTTCGGGGATTATATCCTCGCTGTCGGCAATGGTCGAAGGGATCAAAGCACAGGGACCGGGGAATAAGACCGAGCCGACCGCTCCGCCGAAGGGCTAA